TGTTTTACTGAGCAGCACAGCTTTGCAAggtgcacaaaaaaaaaaaaaatttagaaaaaaaaatttaattatttttaaaccatcACTACCTGGGAAAAGAGATAGAGATATGGAAAAGTAGAATTCCAACAGGTaaccaaattattttgcatACCATGGTTTGAGCCTGGCTGATAACAAAGGACCAGGTGGCCACTCAGCCCTCACCCATTATGGGATGGTGAAGAGGAAAGCCACTCAGAACCCTCTGGGTCCAGACAAGGGCTGGGAGGTTTTCACTCCCAGGCAAAACAAACTCAATTTCATTTCTCATTATTAAATcagggcaaagaaaaaacacaaggCAGAGCTTCAATACTtcacccttcccttcttcctgagCCCAAATGGCTTTGTTATCCATCTCTCTACCTTGCCCCAACAGTCCTCTCCACACCTCCAGGTCCACAACCTCTGCTCTCTGATCATCCAAATTGATGcaaacccaccccaaaatgGACCTTGCAACATTTTGCAGATGTATTTAACTCCAGGCACCCCCATAGATGCCATTAAATCAGATATTGGAACACTCTGCTAGAGCAAACCTCTGTCTTCTAGAAATTAAATCATTGCATGGTGCAGCTCTCTGCAATCCCCAAACAATTTCAAGTAATATTTCTGAAACTTCAGCCTCAGAGGTGCAGCTTTGCAGACAGGGCACATAAAAGTGTAACAGAGCTCTTACAGGGAATAAATAATGAGGACTATATCTAGAAAACAATACCAGCCTCCACACTGCTTGATAAATATCCCCTATTAAGGAGCTCCAACATTTTACAAGCATACTGGATAACTAGCAGTGATCACACTGTCAAGGTTTAATCCATTTTAATTCACTTTGGAAAacattgtgttttgtttggttttttttttttttctccttccaggagAAAAAGTCTCTCTGCAGCCAAAGAGTTATAAGCAAAGCTACAAGTCTCTGAAAAACCAAGGCATATTTTACCTGAATTTGGATTATTATATTAAACTCTCCAACCTGTTATGACTTCCTAGCTCACAGCCAAAATACTTTCACCaaaacacaattattttaagtgttttcatCCAAACCAGTCCAAAACAGTAAGCACTTTCTTACCTGAAAGCTGCAAatccaggagaaaaggaagaaaatcccaGCAAGGATGGATGCCTTCTACCAACCAAGGCCACCAAAGGACAATACCTGGTCCCCAACAAGGGAAGGGCAAGATTTTAACCCCTTTTAATTAGCAATAATCACCCTGAGGGTTTGCAGCTGTGCTTCATTCTGGGACAaactcagctcagctgaggtcCTGGCAGCACCTGGTGGCtctcaggagcagctggaaagcCACCAACCAAGAGGAAAAAGCCTGGGGAGATCCCAACTATTTTGTGGAGGACAATTCCTTGTGTTCCTCTgggtaaaaaaaccaccaccctgccaaaaaaaaaaaagctatggaAATAAGTGTTGTGACACCCAAGATGGGGAtgaaaagggatgaaaaataGCAGAAGGAAGGGGTTTTTCTGGGGATATCAGGACAAGCTTTGTAGTCTTGCAGCAGGATTTGTGCCCTGACATCACTCCAGGTACTTAGAGATGAAATCACAAAGTGAAGCTGTATCAGGGAAAGGTTTTAGCAAAgtatcagaaattattttccttcccaccAACAGGCTCTGTTTTCTGAGGGGAGAATATTGAATCCATCCAATATCCCAAATATCCCTTGGTTTTATACAAAGGGCTGAGCTGCCTAACTCAGGGCTCCAGTGTGGTTTTTCTAGCAAGGCACCCAAACCCTTCTGTAGATTTAGTCCTCAGGATGCTAATTAAAGAATTAGCTGCTTTTTGGGGCCCTGTGTCAGcttggaataatttttcttagttAATGAAAACAGCTGCTCTTCTGATCAGTAAACTGagcatttcttttcccctaTACCAGTGTCAAACCTCTTTGTTTGACAGACAGGAGAGGGTTTTCCAAAATATATCTGTGCAAAGTAGAAGCAAAATGGAACAAATATTTTGGCATTTTTAGTGGGACACAAGGAGATGAAGCACATCCTCAAGTCAAGTGATTCCCTGCTCTgatacagacagaaaaacaaggaaaggcATCAAAAAATGAGGGGATTTCATACTCCAAAACCTCTTGCAGAATAATTTGCTTTCAGCCAGGCagtggttttcttcttccttcaaCCTCCTGAGACAGCTGCTGGGTTTAAAACTGAACCCCTTTGAGCAGGgagattttctttaaaggatGGAAAACCCCACTGAAGAACCAACCCTGGGGGTCTCTGCCTGTGAAAAGAAGAGGCACCTGCACTTGTTTGAGTTGAAAATTTCAGTTAATTTAGGGCAAATATTGAGCCCAGCTGTGGGCTGATCTGATGAAAGGTACTGGGTTAACTAACAACACCTGGTTCAGTCAAGatacagaagttaaaaaaaataataatgtagaGAGAGAACATTTTCCAGGCACTATTATTGATTCATTTTGATAGCAGGTAAAGATAAATCCCTCTCTTCAAATATCCAGATTTACCCAAACCACCCCTTGCTGTGCTTAACACACTCAGCTTTACAAGATacttgttttaatgttttttacaCAATTGTTCTGGCTGAAAAAGACTttcaagatcaccaagtccaaccatgaaCCCAACTCTACCCACCCCAGACCTAAACCCTActcctaagcaccacatctgcattttaagcacttccagggatgggaattCAACCAACACctgggggcagcctgggccagtgtttttttaatttaatttttaaatttaaaaaaataactaaaacaaacaaacgtgctttcaaaataaatgtgaataTTTGAAGTGAAATTAAAGGTAccattaattaaattaaaggGATGGGCTGAGAAATGGATGAATATGGAGCTGGGTGTTTGCTGGGTGTTATTTTAGTAACTTGTATGTAAACTTCTTGCCTTTCACTGGTGTAAAGTTACAGATAAAATCCATCTGTAGCCCAGGAGCCAGCACAGACATTGAGGGGGTTACAGACCAGTGGCACTCTGTGCATCCCAGGTCCATCCCCAAAGTCCCCTTAGTCCTTGGCACAGCCTCCTGGGGCTCCAGCTGCTCACCCCAACCTTCTCTCAGAGCCCCTCTGCAGGATTTCAGCAGCTCAAAGTCTCCTGATCTGCATCAGAATctccattttattaaaaatctacatttttatGCAGAGCTTTCTGGAAGGAAGCAGGTGTTTTTCTAGTCTCTACAACATTGCCAGCTCCTCTGTGCCCCAGAGGACCAGGCAATTCATTTATGGAGAGGATGAGATCTGTGCAGAGACCCTGAGTTTTTGCCTTGCTTTCTCAAGAGCATTTGCAGGgggttatttattttaaaaagtggaagaaacttcagcaggagaagaggaaattgCCACTCAGGTGTCCATATACCACCATCTGCTACAGGGGCTctttggagagcagcacaaagtcacagcaaaaaaaattgaggGTATTTTGACAGCAGGAATCTAAAGTGATCATTCTAACACCTTGGTTTTCCTCCATGTTTTACCAGGTGCCAGAGAATTCATAAACTGAAAGCTGCATCTTTTATACCCTCAGACCTCTGGATTTGAACTACATGGGGGAAGCATCATGTGAAATCCCAACTTTTTTGACAAGGCCACTACATCTCACATTTGAATTGCTGCTCTGGAGAGAGGGCTGTAAAGCTGAGGAGCTGAAGGGCCCTTTAGATTTACCTGAGAGATAGGATCAGCCTTTTGCaaattgctttggttttatcTTAAAATTTAACAGCACTTCTTTGGTGTTAATTTTCTCgctgtaccaaaaaaaaaaaaaaaagaaagaaaaaggctcaGGAACTCTACATCTTGGTACCATGTAAAAGGAAGTCATTAGGGACAGGAACATGATTTATGGTGGTGTTTAAATATGGTAGGGAAAGGCAGTTTAAGCAACTGAGAGCAATGGGAATAGGGGGCTAATTCTCCCCATTGGCACTGGGATCAGACCCAGCATTCATCAAATGACTGGGAAAACATCCCAGGCTTGTGACTGCCTGAGAAGACAAGTAAATCCCAGCACCACTGAAGGCTAATTAGGAGACTTgagttttatttctaaaaaaaaaaaaaaataataataatgagcGATTGGAACAATTTTGGTGCCACAGTTATTATGCCAAAGGTGGTATAAAGTTCCTCTGAGGAGAGAAAGTGCATTAATAAGGAAATCCATCCAGCCTGACATCCAGAGACTATTTCATGTCATACATTTATTTCATAAGACTCAGTTCTGTCCTGGGAAGCCAGCTTTGTATAAACATGCCCACAGGTCCACTGGGCCATCACAGTGCCTTAGGATTTGGGTGAGAGCcaagcccagctcctggctgcctcctttCCTGACCCCCCATGGGGTTTTGAGCAGCCTTAGGAAGGGGCATTATGCATCTcccagttattttttaaatctgcagatGTATTTTTGCCTAGAACACCAGTCAGGGATTTTTCACCCTGATCAAATTATCAGTCTCTCAGCTAAAACTTTATATACTTCATGACCTAAAGTACTAGATAACACTGATCTGATGAGAAAATACATCTTTTCATGTGATTTCCAGGAACTTACTGCTCATGTTCACAGCTGATTAAGCTCTATAAATCAAAGTCTGCAATCTTTCCCAAAACCAACAGTTATCAGTACTGATTTCCAGAGAAGCTTTGACCACAGAAGGATTGCAGGATCTGGCCTGATTGAAACTACACTTAATGAGTTTCATTAAGTGATTTCAATAGATTAATTATGATTCTGAACTCAAAGTCTGCAATCTTTCCCAAAACCAACAGTTATCAGTACTGATTTCCAGAGAAGCTTTGACCACAGAAGGACTGCAGGATCTGGCCTGATTGAAACTACACTTAATGAGTTTCATTAAATGATTTCAATAGATTAATTACAATTCTGAACTCTGTGGTGTAAAATCTGCCAGTCCTGCTGGTGTTTAAGTGTCCAGCAATGGTTTCCCTTGCACAAGGGACTCATCACTTCTCAGGGCTGCTCGTTAAAACTAACCCACGCgttggaaataaatttttgttcAAAGATCACCAAACCTAGCAGCTAAATCAATGTGCTACACTGCCCCTTACTTCTCCTCTGGCAGGCAAGGTTCTCAGTAACATCTTTGCCCTTTACACCTACAGCAGGATCTCAAAACCATCTGGATACAGAAGAAACCCCGTGAAGACGCTGTCGTCCTCGGCGCTGGCGTAGACCCCGTTCCAGTCCCTTGAGACCTCCAGCCACACTTGGTCACCAACACTCAGCTTCAGGATGGTCAGGAAGGAGGCTTGGTCAATCTCTTGGCCGTGGAGTGTCTCACGGGTTTTGGCCACCTTCCTGCTGTGGGCAACCAGGCTGACCCGGGCTGGTCGCCCCCTGACCGTCAGGTGGTAGGCGAAGACGTACGCCCCGGCCACGCTGCAGTTGAATTTCCCAGTGGAAGGGTTGTAATCCTCTTGATCATTGTACAGGATCTTGTCAAATCGAATGGGAACgttgggggaaggaaaaggcttGGACAAACCAGCACTGAACGCCGATCTCGGGATCTTTGTGGTGTCCCCTCGAGTCCCCTTCGCCCCACGGGAACCTTTCTTCCCCGGGGCTCCTCGGGCTCCCTTGCTGCCAGCCACCCCTTTGGGGCCAGAAGGTCCCATCACTCCAGCAGGTCCTAAGTCCCCTTTTTCACCTTTGCTTCCTTGCTCACCCTTCTCTCCCTGTTTTCCATCCAACCCCTGCATGCCCTCAGCTCCCATCTCCCCTTTGCTgcctttctccccctttttccccccttcccctctctcccccttcgCCCCTCTCCCCCCAGGCTCCCCGCAGTACCCCTTCTCCCCTGtgtctcccttttcccctttgtcACCCTGTTCTCCATCCACTCCTGGggctccagcatctcccctATCTCCTTTGTCTCCTTTGGTCCCATTCTCACAAGTGTCCCCTTTGGAGCCCTTTTGTCCCTTCAGTCCAGGGAAGCCGTAGTTGCCCTTACTGCCTTTTACTCCAGCTTCACCTAGGGAAAGGGCAAagtggagggggggaaaaaaagctttaaaacattAGTATTGGATTGCTCTGGAGATGGAAACGTAGCACCAAGAGTGAAGGGAAAGGTCAGTGCAATATTCCTGGTTTTCCCACCCAAGATTTGTACCTTGTAGCCCAGGTTTGCCAGGATAGCCGGGGGTTCCATTCGCTCCTCGGTCTCCTggttccccttttcctcctgggaCAGGAACCATCAGGAAATTTTATTGGGATAAAATAACATCATCTGCAGCACAACAATCAGTGCACTGAGGATGGCTGGAACTCTTTTGCATGTGTCCCTTCCTTCATTATTAAAACAGAGCATTGGGTGTCTCCATTAAAGGCTTTCAGACTCTTGCCTGAGCCTCACAGCACCAAGCACCAGCAGGCAGACAACTGCATCCCACCCCAGGGTTGGATTTTTGCCTCTAATCAGCACAAAAAATCCTGTTTAAGAGGTGAATCAAAGCATGAGACCTTCTCCAAAACTGAAGTGAAGGGCAGGTTTTCCTTTTGGTTACTACTGCTGGGTAATTACTGCTTTCCACCTTAGCTGAAATCATTTTGCCTGagatatttaatttgaaatgcaGCTTCTACACCTGCTTGTAGCTTCCATTTGGTTTTTCCCTGCTCATGTTCCTAATCCACAGTAAATTGAACTCAGATTTTAAGCTCCCATTCATACCAAAGAGGTCTGAGTGAGATCTTTATGAGCAGCTGAGATCTTTGTGCCTGCACATCTGAGTGTCCTTGGTTGCCAGTCCATATCAGTAAACTCTGATTCCcttgaaaaataccttttcctcTAATTTTGTGATATTTGATGAGGAGAGGAGCATCTGTTTGTGAAATGAGCAATTAGTCTGACTTACCTCTTTCTCCCTTAGAACCTTTTGGACCTGGAGGACCTGGTTTTCCTGGCAGACCTTGCAGACCAGcatctcccttttcccctctgggACCTGTAACATAATCACATCAAGAAAATTACCTTAGTAACTCAAAGGTTTAAGTTCATAAAGAAAATTCACAAGAAGAGGTAGGCAACATAGCACTGAGGAAAGCACAAAATGGAACCTCCTGCTTGCAGGTGCCCTGGTTGGGCAGGCAGCTCCCCAACCTTTGCCTTTCAGCAACTACGAGTCTTAGAGGTTTGCATTTCATTCTTGGCTGTAGTTAAAGATTTTTTGAAACCAACTTTCAGCTGCCCTTGAGCCACAGGAGCTCAGACATTCATAAAACATCAGCAGTAATCTCTCTTTAATATTTGAACACATCTAAGGAGCTCCTGTAGATTTGTAATTGCCCCTCTCCTGGAAAAGAATTAAGTCTGCAAATATAAAAGTGGAACCTGGCAGACAGCCCCAAGCTGCATAAAGGATGGGTTGAAAAGCACACAAACTggcttcaattttttttctttttttaactttttcatcCACCTAGGAATCTAGAGACTCCTGGTGCACATCTGGGAGCAGACTACACCCAACCCAttggacagatttttttcatcaacACTCAGGGGATGTCTGAGTGCAAAATCCCTCTGCAGCCACTATAATTTCCATTAGCAAATCCCTCCTGAGCTATGGGAAGTGAAAATCCCTCGAGCACAttgtatgaaaagaaaattatttcattattttaccACCTTTCCTCAGATGAATAGTTTCTGTCTCCAATATTACTGCTATTAAAGTGAACATTTGCAGACTAACACACTATTCATTATAGAGGTATTAGAATTAGGCACTCTATAGATACATAttttagcagcagaaaaaagagacaaaggaTGTCTTATAAAATATTTAGGTGCTTTATACAGAGCTGCCTCTTAGGAgagcaaataattattttaagatttgaacccaaaattattttcctatttcGCTTCCTCTTTTCCACgggggaaaaataaatccaagagGCTTTTATCACAAGCCATCCAGCAAAGACATCAAACTCTTTGCAGGTAGTTTTGAGGGTCATAAACCCATGGCTGAAGTGAATGTGGAAGTAAATCTGTGACTCCCTTAGGCTCAGGGAATCGGGCAGCACAGCCACATGGGGCACCCACCAGCAGTGAGCTGGGATGGGGCCAGCTCTGCAGGTTTTCCCATATCAGTGTGGTCCCCCAAAGCAAGTGCTATGTGGAACAAGCTCCTTTTGGGGCATTTCACACTCATATTGGTGTTTTACAGCCTCTAGGGTGTGGCTGGCATGCAgattttttccctgcctttgcaGGAGGTATGAGCACATTGGGCATTTTCTGCACAAATCCTGCTAAGTCATTTCACAGGattatggaatggtttgggttggaagggagcttaaagatcatcaagagccatccctcctgcagggacagggaaaagcaGGGGACTCCTCAATAGGGTTTATGTGCTGTAACCAAAAGCAGTGACACAAGCATCACCCTACCTGGGGGTCCTGGCTCCCCCCGGGGCCCCacagcagctgggcagcagtCACAGCAATTGAAGAAGAAATCAGCTGTGTCAAGTGTGTAGTTTTCAAAAGGGAAGAACGTGGTGGCCCCTTGGGCCACAGAGCTTGGGGTGGGTAACTTGGgtctggcaggggctgctgtgtACTTCACATCTGGGGTCACCTTCACTCCTGCATCCACGGTGGTCACAACCAGCAGCACAAACACTGAGGTGGATCCCAGGGAGCTCCACATGTTGGCACCTGCAGGGAAAGATGAGGGCAATAAAAAGGGATCAATGAGTTACACAGTCACTGGGACACGTGATGTCTTTCTTCCATGATTAGGAATAATTTgataattatttcagtgttcagCACATGTTCACCTCGTAAAAGCTTTGCTCtaaaggaagaaacagaaagaaaatgaaacaccAAGTACTCAAAAAACCttcattcaattttttttttctttgctactgATTGGTTTTCTGGTGTTGCATATTCAGTGTAAAATTTCAGgtctgtccttttttttatttttaaaatgttgagtTAGCTGAACCAGGGAGAAAGAACAAAGTAAGgagcacacattttttttccctataggACAGGTGACACTTCTCAGATGACTTGCCATATAAAgaatctttgtttctttttttaagcaggtGTACTGACCTGTAACTACAAAAGAGACAGACTCCCTTTCTTGCTGAAGCTGTAATCCAACCTTTCTTAGCAGCTGAGGCACCTCAGGACATGAAAAAGTCACTATGAGAAACACTGACTACCTTTGCCAGGCCAAGGTGCATGAGGTCCACACAGCCAGGTGTTTGGGGCTTGGATTATAATCTTTCCATCTTCAAGAATTTCATTTTAGAGGAAAGGatcatgtgttttttttttttccattttcacacACAGGAATATTATTTAATGGAAAACTGATCATCCACACCAAATCCCCAGTGCTCACTGCTGCCTGATGCTCCTCTTGAACCCATTCTTCACCCTCTCAGCTCCAGTAAAGGACAAATTATCCTTTTTCCATGCATGTGGAGCATTAGGACAGGACAGCAGGCACTGATTTTTGTCACAGGCTCCTGACAAAACCTTACCATGAAGAGTTTAAGTGCAGGGGGGGCTGGTTTGGGAGGGCAAAGCTCAGTGCagacaggcagagaggagccagaccttgcagccagcagcagggatgcagagaAGGGAAGTCATCTGCCTcctaggaagagaaaaaaaaagccacaaaattcTCCTTTTGAATAATACAGCCATAAAGGAGTGTTTTGCCACTGCTGGAAATAACTACACAAACTCATAAAGtcccatttctgtgttttactgTCACAAACCACTTCTGCAATAAGCCCAAAACCCAGACGTGCTCCCAGGACA
The nucleotide sequence above comes from Heliangelus exortis chromosome 9, bHelExo1.hap1, whole genome shotgun sequence. Encoded proteins:
- the OTOL1 gene encoding otolin-1, with the protein product MWSSLGSTSVFVLLVVTTVDAGVKVTPDVKYTAAPARPKLPTPSSVAQGATTFFPFENYTLDTADFFFNCCDCCPAAVGPRGEPGPPGPRGEKGDAGLQGLPGKPGPPGPKGSKGERGGKGEPGDRGANGTPGYPGKPGLQGEAGVKGSKGNYGFPGLKGQKGSKGDTCENGTKGDKGDRGDAGAPGVDGEQGDKGEKGDTGEKGYCGEPGGRGAKGERGEGGKKGEKGSKGEMGAEGMQGLDGKQGEKGEQGSKGEKGDLGPAGVMGPSGPKGVAGSKGARGAPGKKGSRGAKGTRGDTTKIPRSAFSAGLSKPFPSPNVPIRFDKILYNDQEDYNPSTGKFNCSVAGAYVFAYHLTVRGRPARVSLVAHSRKVAKTRETLHGQEIDQASFLTILKLSVGDQVWLEVSRDWNGVYASAEDDSVFTGFLLYPDGFEILL